From Mucilaginibacter gotjawali:
ATCACACCGAGTTGGTCATCACCGGTGATCATAAAATTCCCGGGGTGCGGGTCCGCGTGTACGGCGCGCAGCTCGTGTTGCTGAAAATTATAAAAATCCCATAGCGCCTGCCCTATTTTATTGCGCAGTTGCTGCGACGGATTAGTATTTAAAAATTCGCGCAGGTGTTTGCCTTCCAGCCAGTCCATGGTGATGATGCGTTTGCTGGATAATTCGGGATAATATTTCGGAAAAACCACATTGTCAAGCCCTGAACAGGCATTTGAAAATTCAATAGAACGCCTTACTTCCAGCTCATAGTCGGTTTCTTCCAGCAGGCGTTCTTCTACCTCCTTCATATAAATATCCAACTCTTTTTCACTCATGCCCAGCATTCTGAAAGCAAATGGCTTTACCAGTTTAAGGTCGGACGAAATAGAATCGCCAACACCGGGATATTGAATTTTTACCGCAAGTTTTTTACCGTTTAACTCGGCCTGGTGCACCTGGCCGATGGACGCCGCGTTAGACGAGCGGACGTTAAATTTATCGTAGATTTTATCGGGTGTTTTGCCAAAATACTTTTTAAAAGTTTGTACGATCAGCGGCCCCGACAAGGGCGGCGCATTGTACTGCGACTGCGAAAACTTATCGGTATAAGCCTGTGGCAGCAGATTTTTGTCCATGCTCAGCATTTGCGCCACTTTAAGGGCGCTGCCCTTCAGTTCGCTTAATGATTCATAAATGTCCGATGCATTATCCTCGTTCAGTTCGCTTTTATCCATCTCGGGATTGAACAGTTTTTTGGAGTAATGCTTAATATAGTTACCGCCAATTTTAAAACCGGTTTTTACAAATTTCGCAGAACGTTCGACCTTGGAGGTTGGTATACTATTTTGTTCTTTTGGATTTTCACTCATTTGTTTACTTCTATCATACTTTGTACTGGTATCCGAATCCTATGACCCATCGGGCAATATCATTAGATTATAGAAAAATATTTGTTTTCCCCTCTTTTCCGCTTGCGGAAGAGAGGGGCGACCAGCGTAGCGTA
This genomic window contains:
- a CDS encoding ABC1 kinase family protein, with the translated sequence MSENPKEQNSIPTSKVERSAKFVKTGFKIGGNYIKHYSKKLFNPEMDKSELNEDNASDIYESLSELKGSALKVAQMLSMDKNLLPQAYTDKFSQSQYNAPPLSGPLIVQTFKKYFGKTPDKIYDKFNVRSSNAASIGQVHQAELNGKKLAVKIQYPGVGDSISSDLKLVKPFAFRMLGMSEKELDIYMKEVEERLLEETDYELEVRRSIEFSNACSGLDNVVFPKYYPELSSKRIITMDWLEGKHLREFLNTNPSQQLRNKIGQALWDFYNFQQHELRAVHADPHPGNFMITGDDQLGVIDFGCIKEMPEDFYYPFFSLTSTGLMENKEETIKAFRQLEMIHPNDTPAQIEFYYKMYRQMIGLFAKPYITDHFDFGQTAFFDELYGFGEKVAKMPEFKQARGVKHFIYVNRTNFGLYNILHELKAEVKTDTFKPHVVEQFV